From a region of the Malania oleifera isolate guangnan ecotype guangnan chromosome 12, ASM2987363v1, whole genome shotgun sequence genome:
- the LOC131143747 gene encoding probable xyloglucan 6-xylosyltransferase 5, which translates to MGQDGAAAAKRAGALPTTTRGRGLAGLPRGRQIHKTFNNIKITILCGFVTILVLRGTIGVGNLTASDADAVNQNLIEETNRLIAEIRSDGDPSDPDDPMDSINPNVTYTLGPKISDWDDQRKRWLASNPDFPNFVNDKARILLVSGSPPNPCDNPIGDHYLLKSIKNKIDYCRIHGIEIVYNMAHLDKELAGYWAKLPLIRRLMLSHPEVEWIWWMDSDAMFTDMVFEIPLSKYDGYNLVVHGYPDLMFNQKSWIALNTGSFLFRNCQWSLDLLDAWAPMGPKGPIRDEAGRVLTAYLKGRPAFEADDQSALIYLLLSRKDEWMDKVFLENSYYLHGYWAGLVDRYEEMIEKYHPGLGDERWPFVTHFVGCKPCGSYGDYPVERCLSSMERAFNFADNQVLKLYGFRHRGLLSPKIKRVRNETTTPLEFVDQFDIRRPALGSSGSKS; encoded by the coding sequence ATGGGCCAGGACGGCGCCGCGGCAGCCAAGCGAGCCGGAGCACTCCCCACCACCACCAGAGGCCGCGGGCTTGCCGGTCTCCCTCGCGGCCGCCAGATCCATAAGACCTTCAACAACATCAAGATCACCATCCTCTGTGGTTTCGTCACCATCCTCGTCCTCCGCGGCACCATCGGCGTCGGCAACCTCACTGCCTCCGACGCCGACGCCGTCAACCAGAACCTCATCGAAGAGACCAACCGCCTCATCGCCGAGATCCGGTCCGACGGCGACCCTTCCGACCCCGACGATCCCATGGATTCCATCAACCCCAATGTCACGTACACTCTCGGCCCCAAAATCTCCGATTGGGACGACCAGCGCAAGCGCTGGCTTGCTAGTAACCCCGATTTCCCCAATTTCGTCAACGACAAAGCTCGCATCCTGCTGGTGAGTGGGTCTCCTCCAAATCCATGCGATAACCCTATTGGGGATCACTATCTTTTGAAGTCTATTAAGAACAAGATTGATTACTGTAGAATTCATGGCATTGAGATTGTCTATAACATGGCTCATTTGGATAAGGAGCTTGCCGGGTACTGGGCGAAGCTGCCGCTGATTAGGCGGCTGATGCTGAGCCACCCGGAGGTGGAATGGATCTGGTGGATGGATAGTGATGCCATGTTTACGGACATGGTGTTCGAGATTCCACTCTCCAAGTATGATGGATACAATTTGGTTGTTCATGGTTATCCTGATTTGATGTTCAATCAGAAATCTTGGATTGCTTTGAACACCGGTAGTTTTCTGTTCCGCAATTGCCAGTGGTCATTGGACTTGCTTGATGCTTGGGCTCCCATGGGTCCTAAGGGACCGATTAGGGACGAAGCTGGCAGGGTTTTAACAGCTTATTTGAAGGGGAGGCCAGCATTTGAGGCCGATGATCAGTCTGCGTTGATCTACTTGTTGCTTTCCAGGAAGGATGAGTGGATGGATAAGGTTTTCTTGGAGAATTCATACTATTTGCATGGATACTGGGCAGGATTGGTGGACCGATATGAGGAAATGATTGAGAAGTATCATCCGGGGTTGGGCGATGAGAGGTGGCCATTTGTGACCCATTTTGTGGGTTGCAAGCCTTGCGGGAGCTATGGCGATTATCCGGTTGAGAGGTGTTTGAGCAGCATGGAGAGAGCATTCAATTTTGCAGATAACCAGGTGCTTAAGTTATATGGGTTTAGGCATAGGGGCTTGTTGAGTCCTAAGATCAAGAGGGTCAGGAATGAGACAACCACTCCTTTGGAATTTGTAGACCAGTTTGACATTCGACGTCCAGCGCTAGGGAGCAGTGGATCAAAATCATGA
- the LOC131143746 gene encoding uncharacterized protein LOC131143746: protein MDGAEAPEGFDDWEQLQSLNTQFPSSPSQSTEWERLVIREDYLFSDCSAFPPSQHEGLGVPSENFQAPEQLISPSPAAAASDLLSASGGGRRGEIMRSFLRLHLELLSSRVHRMASAVRYYAAGREGRWSVGMAAAGAAAALLLTLLCSKVRRRRRRRLQREAWDRLMLLVREKDEKISQLMLQVAQMSEILSARRKVPVFRLN, encoded by the exons ATGGATGGCGCGGAGGCTCCAGAAGGCTTCGACGACTGGGAACAGCTGCAGTCCCTCAATACCCAATTCCCTTCTTCACCGTCCCAATCGACAGAATGGGAAAGGCTGGTGATCAGAGAGGACTACCTCTTCTCCGATTGCTCCGCCTTTCCTCCGAGCCAGCACGAAGGCCTTGGAGTCCCTTCGGAAAATTTTCAAGCCCCAGAACAACTAATTTCGCCGTCGCCGGCGGCTGCGGCTTCTGATTTGCTATCTGCGTCGGGCGGGGGGCGGCGCGGCGAAATTATGAGGTCCTTCCTGAGGTTGCATTTGGAATTGCTGAGCTCCCGGGTACATCGCATGGCTTCCGCTGTACGTTATTATGCGGCAGGCAGAGAGGGTCGATGGTCGGTCGGGATGGCCGCCGCCGGAGCGGCGGCGGCGCTATTGCTGACGTTGTTGTGCTCGAAAGTACGGCGGCGGCGGCGTCGGAGGTTACAGCGTGAGGCCTGGGATCGATTGATGCTTCTTGTTAGAGAAAAAGATGAG AAAATCAGCCAGCTTATGCTCCAAGTAGCCCAAATGAGTGAAATTTTATCAGCACGCCGCAAGGTTCCAGTATTTCGACTTAATTGA